In Spirosoma sp. KUDC1026, the sequence GCCGTGAGTACCTTATCTGCCAACATACCGACCAATTACCGCCTGGCGCTGGCCATGAACGCGAACGATCAGCAACCATCTGCCCGCAGTTCCAGGCCGGACGCCCGTCAGCTCAGCGATACCATTCGCCGGGAGCAGGGGCGCTTGCTGGCATTTATCCGCAAACGACTGCCCGCGCCGGAAGATGCCGAAGACGTCATGCAGGACGTATTCATGGAGCTACTGGAAGCCTACGAGCTGGCTAACCCCATTGAGCGCGTAGCGTCGTGGCTATTTGCGGTGGCCCGGAATAAAATCAGTGACTGGTACCGGCGCGACCGGTCCAACAGTACCCGCACGATTTCGCTGGATGAGCCCGTCGGCGACGATGATCCGGACTCACCCGTACTCATGGAGTGGCTGGCGGTAGTCGACGGGGGTGGTCCGGAGAGTGAATTTTTTCGCGAGACGTTTATGGATGCCTTAACGGATGCCTTGGCCGAACTCCCCAGCGATCAGCGCGAGGTATTCGTGCAGCACGAACTCGAAGGAAAAAGCTTTAACGACATGGCCGACACCTGGAAGGTGCCTCTCAACACCCTACTGTCCCGGAAGCGGTATGCCGTGCTCCATCTCCGCAAACGCCTGCGCAACCTCTACGACGATTTTTCAATCGACTAATCCGACTCCCTGCAAAAGGCCGTAATTTTGCCGTTACTAACTTCCTTAACAAACCGGAACGTTTTACTTTCTACTATCCGATGAATCGACCCCGTTTTCGTCAGGCACTACGTATTGCCATGTTCGCCATCCTGTTTGCGGGGCTGGCTGGCTTTGCCGTGAAAACGCTCTGGAACGCGCTTCTCCCCGATATTACGGGCGTATCGACCATTACGTTCTGGCAGGCACTGGGTTTGCTGGTACTCAGTCGGATTTTGTTTGGTGGTTTCGGACGCGGGCCTGCCGGCTGGAAAAACCACGGGCAACCGGGAGTTGACGGTGGAGATTTTAAATCAAAATGGCGCAGAAAAATGGCCGAGCGCTGGCAGAAAATGACCCCCGA encodes:
- a CDS encoding RNA polymerase sigma factor, which translates into the protein MSTLSANIPTNYRLALAMNANDQQPSARSSRPDARQLSDTIRREQGRLLAFIRKRLPAPEDAEDVMQDVFMELLEAYELANPIERVASWLFAVARNKISDWYRRDRSNSTRTISLDEPVGDDDPDSPVLMEWLAVVDGGGPESEFFRETFMDALTDALAELPSDQREVFVQHELEGKSFNDMADTWKVPLNTLLSRKRYAVLHLRKRLRNLYDDFSID